In Pelodictyon luteolum DSM 273, the genomic stretch CAGGGGACCGGGTCCGGCTCTTCAGTCCCGAGCTGATCTCGCTCGGGCTTGAATCGCTCTCCGAACCCTATCTGATGCCGGCTCTCCGGATTCCCGAACCGGGCATCTCTTCACTCTTTTCACTGCAGAAGCTGTTCGACGACCGGTATGTCCTTGCCCCCATGGATCTGGCTTCACGTGTCCTGCTTATACCGAAAGGAGAGTGCAGCGGCATTGACATCAGGGCTCGCGAAGGGGTGGGGCATTTGCGCCTCAACAGGGAACTCTCCGTCTGGCTCCGGCAACGCGAGGGCGGAGGCACGCTTGAGCTGAAGACGCTGGAGAGCCGCTACCGCGACATCTTTGCCGTCATGGAGCTTGAAAAATGGGTGAGTTTCGGGGTGCTTATGCTGATTGTGCTCGTCGCATCCCTCAGCCTGACAGGGGCACTTGCCATGACGGCCATCGACAAGCAGGAGGACCTGTTTTCGCTGCGCTGTCTCGGCCTTGAGGGCAGTGGGCTTCAGTCGATATTCATGCTGCAGGGCGCACTGACCGGCATTGCCGGTACGCTTGCCGGGTCCGGTCTTGCATGGATCATCTGTTTTCTGCAGGAGCGGTTCGGTATGGTGCAGCTTCCATCAAAAAGCGCATTCATCATCGACGCCTATCCCGTCGAGATGGTTGCGGGTGACTTTCTCATCGTCGGACTGGCATCGATCTGCCTCTGCCTTCTGGTGAGCATCCTGCCTGCACGCAAGGCCGCCCTCATGGCCGAACGGCGCTCACGAGACCTGTTGAGCAGCTAAGCTATCTTTAGGCAGCACCTGAGCTGTTGATCAAGATCCAGAGCCGCAAGCGGCAAGTCGTTTATCACCTCAAGGCGGGAAAACCCGGCCGCCGGGGCACCCCTCAGCGACAGCTCCCCCTCGACGCCGTTGAAAGCCATCCACCCCTCACGGCACCGCAGAACTCCCTTTACCCTCATCGAAAAAAGGTTACCGAAAAAACGTGCAAGCATTTCCGCATCGAAGCAGAAATCCGTGCCGATGCGCCACCCGGCCGTAAAGAAGCCATCACCTCTGCCCTCCAGAAGAAGCCACTCCCGTTGACCGCCATCTCCGGGTTCATCCGGAAGGGCACACGGGGCGGGATGGCTGTGCCGATGGGCGTCAGGAGTTCCTGCCGTCCGGCCGGAGGTACGGGGGAGATCAAGAAGGTCAAGCTCTATCTGTCCGTATGCAGTTTCCCTGAGGGCTGTTTTAGGGGGTTGCACCTTCTCGGCATATGCCCGGAGGGCCTCACGGTGACAGGCTTCAAGAAGGTCCGGCTTGGTGGAGACGATGACATCGGCAAGACTGAGCTGGTCCATGAACGCGGGGTGGGCGGTATGGCGCTCACTGCAGAGGTTTCTCGAATCGAGAAGGCAGATGACGGCCTTCAGATCAAGCACCTCCCGGTAAAACCCTTCCGAGAGGGTCCGGATGACCCGCAGCGGGTGGGCGATGCCTGTCGGCTCAATGAGGATGCGCTCAGGCTTTGTCTCGCGGATGAGCCGGTTGAGGGCGGTTTCGAACGAGGGGCCTGCTGTGCAGCAGAGGCATCCGCCCGGCACCTCCCGTATGGTGGCTGTTCCGGACCGCGAAGCCAGCAGGCTGTCGACGCCGATGCGGCCGAACTCGTTGATGATGACGGCCCAACGCTCCTTTGCAGGTTTTATCGAAAGGAGGTGGTTAATGGCGGTTGTTTTGCCTGAGCCGAGAAAGCCGGTGATGATGGTGGCGGGGATGTTCTTCAGCACGATTCATCGATCATTTTTCTGAATACCTGCATCGTTGAAGGCTGGAAGCCCCTTGAGCGATAGAACGCCTGCGCTTCAGTGTTGCACTCGTCCGTGAGGAGGGTTATGCGCCCTAGCCCCTCAAGGGCAGCGGCCTCGATTGCATGGTCGAGAAGGAGAGCTCCGACGCCCTTTCTCCGCCAGCGGGGATCGACCACCATATCTTCGAGCAGTGCAACCTTTTTACCCTGAAACGTGCTTACGGTAGTGAGCAGGAGCACCATGCCGACGATCTCTCTTTCAATCTCGGCAACGAACACCCTGCCGGAATCAGGACGGGCGATGATCATCCGGAGCCCGTTCTCTTGGCGCAGGGGATCGGGAGAAAACTCTGTTTCCTCTGAAAAAAGTATTTCGAGCAGCCTCGTACAGGCCTCGATGTCTCCTTCTGCTGCGCTTCGGATCCGGGGTGTCATAATGGGGTGCTGTCCTGCATGGTTTACTCTGCCAATCGGGTGCCGGATAGAATATACTTCATGAATTTGTGTTATTTTCACCCGTTAAATCTAGACAATTCTATTCCATAATTTCCCGACCCCACTTTCAAATGGATGCGTTCTGGCTCTCTCTCGTCATGATATTTCTTGCCGAACTCGGCGACAAAACCCAGCTGGTCGCTCTCACGCTGGCAACCTGCTACAACACCTGGACGGTACTCTGGGGCATTTTCTGGGCCACGCTCCTCATCCACGTGTTTTCAGCCGGCATCGGCTGGTTCATGGGCGATCTTCTGCCGGTCGACTGGATCCGGTTCGGCGCAGGCGTGGCGTTTCTGGCATTCGGGTTCTGGACCCTTCGGGGCGACCATCTTGACGATGAGGACAGCGGTACCTGCCGACGCACCCTGAGCCCCTTCTGGCTGGTGTTCGCAACCTTCTTCATGGCCGAACTCGGCGACAAGACCATGCTCTCCACCGTAACGCTTGCCGCAACGGCCCCGTTCATACCGGTATGGCTCGGCTCAACGGTCGGTATGGTGCTCTCGGACGGTCTTGCCATCATACTCGGGCGTATGCTCGGCAAAAAGCTCCCGGAAAAAGCCGTCGGCATCGGAGCTGCCGTAATCTTCTTCCTTTTCGGCCTGTACAGCATGTATGAAGGAGGCGCTGCATTCCCGCTCTCAATATGGGCTGCGGCTCTCGGACTCACCGCCCTCATCGGCTGGCTGTTCCTTCGCCCCAAACCGGCCTCCAGATCCCGAAATCAAACCACCGGGGACGGCAGCGATGGCTCCAATCCTTGAAATCCGTGATCTCTCCTTCACCCATGAGGGCGCTCAATCGCCGATTTTCGAGCATCTCTCCCTCGCAGTGGAGGAGGGGAGCCATATCCTCCTGAAAGGGGCATCGGGCACCGGAAAATCGAGCCTGCTCCGCCTCATCTGCCGGCTTGCCGCCCCCACGTCCGGAACCATCCTGTACCGTGGGGAGCCCATCACCGGCATTGCCCCCCCGAAACTCAGAAGCGCCGTCGGCTACGTTGCCCAGATTCCCCGGATGATGGAAGGATCGGTAAAAGAGAACCTCCTCCTTCCCTTCACGTTCGCCGCCAACCATGGACTCAAGGCACCTGCAGAGGACGAACTCCGCCGGATGCTCAGTGATTTTTATCTTGACGACCTCAAGCTCACCCATCCCGCACTGAAACTCTCGACCGGCCAGCAGCAGCGACTTGCCCTTATGCGCACACTCCTGCTCAAGCCTGACCTTCTCCTGCTCGACGAGCCGACCTCTGCACTGGATGCCCTGAGCGCAAGCATGGTGTTTACCATAATGGAGCGGCTCAACACCCGTGAAAAGAAAACCCTCATTACCGTCACCCACAGCGACTATCGTCCTTCCGGTGCCCACGTTGAGCTGTATCTTCTCCGGAACCGCACCCTTACACGGCAGCCATGACCTCCATCATAGACATCTCCATCGGCCAGCTCCTGCTTGCGCTTGTCTTCATCCTCCTTGCGCAGATCTCCTCGTTCATCTTCCAGCTCGGCCTGCACCGGGACATCGCCATCGGCACCGTGCGTACTTTTGCGCAGCTGTTCCTCATGGGATACGTACTGACATATATCCTGCACTCCGACAATGTCTTTTTGATCACAGGGGTGTTCGTCGTCATGGTCTCCTCGGCCATCTTCATCATCAAGGGCCGGGTGAATGAAAAACAGGTTGCCTACCTTCTGCCGACCTTCATCACCATGCTGCTCAGTTATTTTGTGACCGCCGTGTTCGTCTCCGGCCTCATCATCGGAAGCTCGCCCTGGTGGGAGCCGCGCTACTTCATTCCGGCCGGCGGCATGGTCATCGGCAACTCCATGTCAGCGCTTGCCATCTCCATAGAGCGCTTTTTCAAGGACCTGCGACAGCAACGCGAACTGGTTGAAATGAAGCTCTGTCTCGGAGCCGGTTACCGGGAAGCGAGCGCCGAACAGTTCCGGGCTGCGGTGAAAGCCGGCATGATCCCCTCCATCAACGCCATGATGGGCGTAGGGCTGGTGTTCATCCCCGGCATGATGTCCGGCCAGATACTGGCGGGAGCCGATCC encodes the following:
- a CDS encoding ABC transporter permease; protein product: MRKAGTTLRPALWIARRFSFARKRFRVINIISSISLLGIIIGVSTLLVVMSVLNGFQKLARDMFLSIDSPVQLVSKEGRSMPFDQSLLSALQQVDAVGSAEPFHEGDAILVAGGVSELVRLKGLSAPAGRRLETLTAASRPYFTSGSISVGELLAYRTRIMAGDRVRLFSPELISLGLESLSEPYLMPALRIPEPGISSLFSLQKLFDDRYVLAPMDLASRVLLIPKGECSGIDIRAREGVGHLRLNRELSVWLRQREGGGTLELKTLESRYRDIFAVMELEKWVSFGVLMLIVLVASLSLTGALAMTAIDKQEDLFSLRCLGLEGSGLQSIFMLQGALTGIAGTLAGSGLAWIICFLQERFGMVQLPSKSAFIIDAYPVEMVAGDFLIVGLASICLCLLVSILPARKAALMAERRSRDLLSS
- a CDS encoding CobW family GTP-binding protein — encoded protein: MLKNIPATIITGFLGSGKTTAINHLLSIKPAKERWAVIINEFGRIGVDSLLASRSGTATIREVPGGCLCCTAGPSFETALNRLIRETKPERILIEPTGIAHPLRVIRTLSEGFYREVLDLKAVICLLDSRNLCSERHTAHPAFMDQLSLADVIVSTKPDLLEACHREALRAYAEKVQPPKTALRETAYGQIELDLLDLPRTSGRTAGTPDAHRHSHPAPCALPDEPGDGGQREWLLLEGRGDGFFTAGWRIGTDFCFDAEMLARFFGNLFSMRVKGVLRCREGWMAFNGVEGELSLRGAPAAGFSRLEVINDLPLAALDLDQQLRCCLKIA
- a CDS encoding GNAT family N-acetyltransferase gives rise to the protein MTPRIRSAAEGDIEACTRLLEILFSEETEFSPDPLRQENGLRMIIARPDSGRVFVAEIEREIVGMVLLLTTVSTFQGKKVALLEDMVVDPRWRRKGVGALLLDHAIEAAALEGLGRITLLTDECNTEAQAFYRSRGFQPSTMQVFRKMIDESC
- a CDS encoding ABC transporter permease, coding for MTSIIDISIGQLLLALVFILLAQISSFIFQLGLHRDIAIGTVRTFAQLFLMGYVLTYILHSDNVFLITGVFVVMVSSAIFIIKGRVNEKQVAYLLPTFITMLLSYFVTAVFVSGLIIGSSPWWEPRYFIPAGGMVIGNSMSALAISIERFFKDLRQQRELVEMKLCLGAGYREASAEQFRAAVKAGMIPSINAMMGVGLVFIPGMMSGQILAGADPLIAIRYQIVVMLMLVGATAVSSVSVMLLIRRRCFGSGEELLLTPE
- a CDS encoding TMEM165/GDT1 family protein, producing the protein MDAFWLSLVMIFLAELGDKTQLVALTLATCYNTWTVLWGIFWATLLIHVFSAGIGWFMGDLLPVDWIRFGAGVAFLAFGFWTLRGDHLDDEDSGTCRRTLSPFWLVFATFFMAELGDKTMLSTVTLAATAPFIPVWLGSTVGMVLSDGLAIILGRMLGKKLPEKAVGIGAAVIFFLFGLYSMYEGGAAFPLSIWAAALGLTALIGWLFLRPKPASRSRNQTTGDGSDGSNP
- a CDS encoding ABC transporter ATP-binding protein yields the protein MAPILEIRDLSFTHEGAQSPIFEHLSLAVEEGSHILLKGASGTGKSSLLRLICRLAAPTSGTILYRGEPITGIAPPKLRSAVGYVAQIPRMMEGSVKENLLLPFTFAANHGLKAPAEDELRRMLSDFYLDDLKLTHPALKLSTGQQQRLALMRTLLLKPDLLLLDEPTSALDALSASMVFTIMERLNTREKKTLITVTHSDYRPSGAHVELYLLRNRTLTRQP